In Capricornis sumatraensis isolate serow.1 chromosome 18, serow.2, whole genome shotgun sequence, one genomic interval encodes:
- the SLC6A19 gene encoding sodium-dependent neutral amino acid transporter B(0)AT1 — protein MVRLALPNPGLEARIPSLGELERIEQEESSSRPKWDNKAQYMLTCVGFCVGLGNVWRFPYLCQSHGGGAFMIPFLILLVLEGIPLLYLEFAIGQRLRKGSVGVWSAIHPALKGLGIASMFVSFMVGLYYNTIIAWVMWYFFNSFQEPLPWSQCPLNANQTGYVEECARSSSVDYFWYRETLNISTSIDDSGSVQWWILLALTCAWSVLYVCTIRGIETTGKAVYITSTLPYVVLTIFLIRGLTLKGATSGIVFLFTPNVAELAKPAAWLDAGAQVFYSFSLAFGGLISFSSYNPVHNNCEMDSVIVSVINGFTSVYAATVVYSIIGFRATERYDDCFSANILTLINGFDLPEGDVTQENFAEMQQRCNASDPAAYAELRFQACDMDTFLSQGVEGTGLAFIVFTEAITKMPVAPLWSILFFIMLFCLGLSSMFGNMEGVVVPLQDLNVIPKKWPKELLTGLICLGTYLIAFIFTLNSGQYWLSLLDSYAGSIPLLVIAFFEMFSVVYVYGADRFNRDIEFMIGHKPNIFWQVTWRVVSPLLMLAIFLFFFVIEVREELTYNVWDPAYEEFPKSKEIKYPGWVYAVVVLVAGVPCLVIPGFAIYKLIRSHLQRPGDQRALVGSPSSASVNGGLWS, from the exons ATGGTGAGGCTGGCGCTGCCCAACCCTGGCCTGGAGGCCCGGATCCCGTCGCTGGGCGAGCTGGAGCGCATCGAGCAGGAGGAGAGCAGCTCGCGGCCCAAGTGGGACAACAAGGCCCAGTACATGCTGACCTGCGTGGGCTTCTGTGTGGGCCTGGGCAACGTGTGGCGCTTCCCTTACCTGTGCCAGAGCCACGGCGGCG GAGCATTTATGATTCCGTTCCTCATCCTGCTGGTCCTGGAGGGGATCCCGCTGCTGTACCTGGAGTTCGCTATCGGGCAGCGGCTGCGCAAGGGCAGCGTGGGCGTCTGGAGCGCCATCCACCCGGCCCTCAAGGGCTTAG GCATCGCGTCCATGTTCGTGTCCTTCATGGTGGGCCTCTACTACAACACCATCATCGCCTGGGTCATGTGGTACTTCTTCAACTCCTTCCAGGAACCCCTGCCTTGGAGCCAGTGCCCACTCAATGCCAACCAGACAG GTTACGTGGAGGAGTGTGCCCGCAGCTCCTCCGTGGACTACTTCTGGTACCGCGAGACCCTCAACATCTCCACCTCCATCGATGACTCGGGCTCCGTGCAGTGGTGGATCCTGCTGGCCCTGACGTGTGCCTGGAGCGTGCTCTACGTCTGCACCATCCGGGGCATCGAGACCACCGGGAAG GCCGTGTACATCACGTCCACGCTGCCCTACGTCGTCCTGACCATCTTTCTCATCCGGGGCCTGACGCTGAAGGGAGCCACCAGCGGCATCGTCTTCCTCTTCACGCCCAAC GTCGCGGAGCTGGCCAAGCCGGCCGCCTGGCTGGACGCAGGGGCCCAGGTGTTCTACTCCTTCTCCCTGGCCTTCGGGGgcctcatctccttctccagctaCAACCCTGTCCA CAACAACTGCGAGATGGACTCGGTCATCGTGTCTGTGATTAATGGCTTCACGTCTGTGTACGCGGCCACCGTGGTCTACTCCATCATCGGCTTCCGGGCCACCGAACGCTACGACGACTGCTTCAGCGC GAACATCCTGACGCTTATCAACGGGTTCGACCTGCCCGAAGGCGACGTGACGCAGGAGAACTTCGCTGAGATGCAGCAGCGCTGCAACGCCTCCGACCCCGCGGCCTACGCCGAGCTCAGGTTCCAGGCCTGCGACATGGACACCTTCCTCTCGCAG GGCGTGGAGGGCACCGGGCTGGCCTTCATCGTCTTCACCGAGGCCATCACCAAGATGCCGGTGGCGCCCCTCTGGTCCATCCTCTTCTTCATCATGCTCTTCTGCCTGGGCCTGTCGTCCATGTTCGGCAACATGGAGGGTGTGGTCGTGCCCCTGCAGGACCTCAACGTCATCCCCAAGAAGTGGCCCAAGGAGCTGCTGACAG GCCTCATCTGCTTGGGGACGTACCTCATCGCCTTCATTTTCACACTGAACTCCGGCCAGTACTGGCTGTCTCTCCTGGACAGCTACGCGGGCTCCATCCCCCTGCTCGTCATCGCCTTCTTCGAGATGTTCTCCGTGGTCTATGTGTACGGCGCGGACAG GTTCAACAGGGACATCGAGTTCATGATCGGCCACAAGCCCAACATCTTCTGGCAGGTCACGTGGCGAGTGGTGAGCCCCCTGCTGATGCTTGCCATCTTCCTGTTCTTCTTCGTGATCGAGGTCAGGGAGGAGCTGACGTACAACGTCTGGGACCCAGCCTAC GAGGAATTTCCCAAATCCAAGGAAATCAAGTACCCAGGCTGGGTGTACGCCGTGGTGGTCCTTGTTGCTGGGGTCCCCTGCCTGGTCATCCCCGGCTTCGCCATCTACAAGCTCATCAGGAGCCACCTCCAGAGGCCAGGGGACCAGCGGGCACTCGTCGGCTCGCCGTCCTCGGCCTCAGTGAACGGTGGCCTGTGGTCCTAG